A stretch of the Arachis stenosperma cultivar V10309 chromosome 6, arast.V10309.gnm1.PFL2, whole genome shotgun sequence genome encodes the following:
- the LOC130934452 gene encoding uncharacterized protein LOC130934452, whose product MDLSKDVEQCVKPAATGPWGAQLFDKAIIYESSDSSEEIVLEFPELTSSTRREHWLALIREIMFLHQFLSKYNINGPIQAWEIHARTILGIIRLHAAREMLRISPPVPTKFLIFSLYNELPKGDYVLEEFADSLKKVNSGHSCSASSILRIMNMYRSIPSDEIVEKPIQEVESSTSALEDSPSLKTAIKQSREEEKEVLIAKATTEELKDDGVIDSIMVLTELLKPLKHVVPWVQGIFAWERPINTVAVLVLSLIITYMEWVGKAIACFLIWVIVKMLEARKNRICEKRKEIVISRTSMASDQSTVESIVSAQHGLYTVHEIMQIANIAMLKIWSILIYKADK is encoded by the exons ATGGACCTCTCCAAGGATGTCGAGCAGTGTGTAAAACCAGCTGCCACAGGTCCCTGGGGAGCTCAACTTTTCGACAAGGCCATAATCTATGAATCATCTGATTC ATCAGAGGAGATTGTACTAGAGTTTCCAGAACTCACAAGTTCCACGAGGCGCGAACATTGGCTAGCACTGATAAGGGAAATAATGTTTCTCCACCAGTTTTTATCGAAGTACAATATCAATGGTCCAATCCAAGCATGGGAGATTCATGCAAGGACAATATTGGGAATCATAAGGCTTCATGCAGCCAGAGAAATGCTAAGAATATCACCACCTGTCCCAACGAAGTTCCTAATATTCTCCTTATACAACGAGCTGCCAAAGGGAGATTATGTTCTCGAAGAATTCGCAGATAGCCTCAAGAAGGTCAATAGCGGACACTCGTGTAGCGCAAGCTCAATCCTTAGAATTATGAACATGTATAGGTCCATACCTTCTGATGAAATAGTAGAGAAGCCAATTCAAGAAGTTGAAAGTAGCACGAGTGCTTTAGAAGATAGTCCTTCCTTGAAGACAGCTATCAAACAATCAAGGGAGGAAGAAAAGGAAGTTCTCATCGCGAAAGCTACCACTGAAGAATTAAAGGATGATGGTGTCATCGACAGCATTATGGTTCTTACA gaactattaaaaccactcaaacaTGTAGTCCCATGGGTTCAAGGAATCTTCGCTTGGGAAAGGCCAATAAATACTGTTGCTGTTCTTGTTCTATCTCTCATAATCACTTATAT GGAGTGGGTTGGTAAGGCAATCGCATGTTTCTTGATATGGGTGATAGTAAAGATGCTTGAGGCAAGAAAAAACAGGATATGCGAGAAGCGCAAAGAGATAGTAATAAGTAGAACAAGTATGGCTTCGGATCAGTCCACGGTGGAGAGCATTGTCTCAGCCCAGCATGGATTGTATACTGTTCATGAGATCATGCAGATAGCTAATATAGCAATGCTAAAGATATGGTCAATACTTATTTACAAGGCAGATAAG TGA